The Ramlibacter sp. PS4R-6 nucleotide sequence CGGCGCCGTGTCGAGCACCACGTTGCCCTGCGCGTCCAGCACGAAGATGCTGTCCCAGTCGCGGCGCGGGCGTCCTTGCAGCAGGCGGCCCATCGCCGTGATGCGGCCCTGCTGGAACAGCTCCGACTGCGACAGCACCCGCAGCGCGCCGACCGAGGAGGCGAGCTCGCGGTCGACCGCCTGCGCAAACTCCGTCGCCGCCCGCGCGAGCTCGCCTTCGGTGCGTTCGCGCTCGGCGCGCAGCGACCCGTGCACCTGCCACGCCACCACCCCGGCAATCGGCAGCAGGGCCGCCAGCACCAGGCATGCGAGCAGCGCGTGCAGGGAAGGGCGGGAAGGGGCGGGGGGACTGCTCATGGCGCCGCGGCGTTTCGCCCACAGCATAGCGCCCCGGCGAACGGCTCGACTAGACTCGCCCCATGAAGCCGGACGTCACGCCCGCGATCGCCACACCCGCGGAAACGCAGTGGGTCGAAGCGGAACTGGTGCGCAGCCTGATGCGCATCGCGCGCAACACGCAGGCGGTGGGCGTCCTGCTGATCCCGGTGTTCGTCGGCGTGCTCTACGACGACCACGAGGCGGTCGCGCTCACCTTGTGGGCGATCTGCGCGCTGGCCGTGGCGGCGCTGCGCTTCACGGTGATCCGCAAGTACGTCCACGAGGTGATGGCGGCCGGCTCGCGCGCGCACCTGCAGTTCTTCGGCAGGTACGCGGCGCTGTGGCCGGTGAGCGCCTTCGTGTGGGGCTTCTCCACCGTCCTGTTCTTCGACCGCTCGCCGCTGGCCGACCAGTTCATCTGCTGGCTGGTGCTGGCGGGGCTGGCGATGTTCTCGATCAACAGCCTCTCGAGCCACCTGCGCACGCTGTTCCTGTGGCTGGACACGCTGGCCGTCACCAGCCTGGCGGTGATCCTGTGGCGTGTCGGCGTGGAGCTGCAATTCAGCGGCCCCTTCTACCACTGGTGGATCATCGCGCTGGTGGTGATCTTCTGGCAGGTGCTGCGCCAGGCCGGCCTGCGCCTGCACAACACGCACCGCCGCAACTTCGAGCTGCAGTACCGCAACAACCAGCTCATCGAATCGCTGACGCGCCAGACGCAGGCGGCGCTGGACGCGGTGGAGATCAAGAACCGCTTCCTCGCCAGCGCCGCGCACGACATCCGCCAGCCGGTGCACGCGCTGAGCCTGTACGCCGACTGGCTGGGGAGCGAACCGGAGCTGGTGCACGAGATCGCGCCGAAGATCGTCGAATCGACGAAGGCCGTGAACGCGCTCTTCGACTCGCTCTTCGACCTGGTGCGGCTGGACTCCGGCAAGATCAAGCTGGCCATCGAGCCCGTGGACCTGGCGCAGGTGCTGCACGACATCGAGCTGCAGTACCGGCCGCTGGCCGAGGCCAAGGGCCTGGAGTTTCGCGTGCATGTGTCGCCGGGTAGCGTGCTGACCGACGGCATCCTGCTGCGCCGCATCGTCGGCAACCTCGTTTCCAACGCCATCAAGTACACGCAGCGCGGCGGCGTGCTGCTGGCCACGCGCCAGCGCGGCGCGGGCCGGGTGCTGGAGGTGTGGGACACGGGCCTGGGCATCGCGGCCGTGCACCAGAAGGAAATCTTCCGCGAGTTCTACAAGGTGCCGGGGCATGCCGGCACGGAGGACGGCTTCGGGCTGGGGCTGTACATCGTGGCGCGCCTGTCGACGATCCTCGGTCACCCGGTGACGCTGGCGTCGCGCCCGGCGCGCGGCACGGTGTTCCGCCTGACGCTCAAGCCCACCGACGCGAAGCAGGCTGCCGAGCGGGCGACCGCGGCGTCGACGACGCTTCAATTGGTCAGCATGCCCTGAGCGCGACTAGGCGGCTTCCGCGAGCTGGTGGCGCATCGCGTAGGCGTACAGGTCCAGGCGGTTGCACACCTCGAGCTTGCTGTAGATCGACGTGAGGTGGTTGCGCAGCGTGTGTTCGCTGATGCACAGGCGCCCGGCGATCACCTTCGCGGGCGCGGCGCAGTCGCGGGTCATCGCCGCGATGGCCTGCCGCTCGCGCATGGTGAGCGTGGCGATCTTCGACTTCTCCGGGTCGCGGCCTTCGGCGGCCTTCTGGCGCGCCATCTCCATGAACAGGCGGCTGGTGGCGCCGCGGTCGATCCACAGCTCGCCTTCGTTCACCTTCTCCACCGCCTTGAGCAGGATCTCGGGCGCTTCCCAGTTCTTGACCACGCCGCGTGCGCCGGCCAGCACGGCGCGGTCGGCCAGCGTGGTGTCGCGCGAGCCCGTGATCATGAGGCAGCGCGCGCTGGGCAGGCTGTCGTGCAGCAGCGTGAGCTCCAGGAGGTCGGCGTCGCAGTCGATGGCGATGGCCACCAGGCAGGTGGGACGCCCCGCCATCTCCGCCAGGGCGACCCCGGCGGTGCGCGCCGCGCCGGTCATCTCGATGTGCGGATGGCCGGATTGCAGGAGCCGCTCGAGGCCCCACGACGTCATCGCCGGCGCGATCACGTATACGCGCGCGGCACTCATTCGAATCACGGACATCCTGGCTCCCTTGTTTTCGCATTGCAAAGGCGGCAAGCGTTTGGCGGATGGTAGGGGCGCGTGTGAGCACTTGTGCGTTCGCGTTGCAAAGCCTTGCGCGCCTTTCCGAATCTGCAGCCACTGCCGCGTATCGCGCGGCGCTGTATGTGCGGCGGCGTACGAAAACGGGCGCCTTGTGTGCGGTGGCGAACGCGCGCGGCGGGGGAGGGCATCCCCTCCAAAACGGTTGGTTCCGTCCCCGTCGGCGCCGCCGTGCCCCGCACACTGGCGCATGTTCCTCGAGAAGCGCTGCGAGCCGCGCGTCGTCATGGCGCTCCCCCTGAAGGTCGGCGACGGGCTGGCCGCGGTGACGCGCGACGTGAGTCCCTCGGGCCTGTACTTCCGCATCGCCGGCGACACGGCGCTGGAGGGCACGCTGCATTTCGAGATGGACCTGGAGGAGGCCAACATGAAGTTCACCGCCAGCGGCAGCATCGTGCGGATGGAGCGCGGCGCGGGCTTCACCGGCATCGCCGTGAAGCTCGTGGCCGGCCACCTCGAAACCATCACCTGAGCGCCTGAGCAACGTCCCGGCGGGCACCGGGAGCCCTCCCACCCAAGTCGGGAGCACGCGCCCATACCCCGCGGCCGCGCCACTTCTATTCTGGCTCTCCATGAACGCGCTGGCCCTGCTTCCCCCCGGACACTGGCTCCTCGAAGGATTGCTCGTCGCAGCGGCCGTCATCGACTGGCGCACGTCGCGCCTGCCCAACTGGCTCACCTTCGGCGGCGCGGCTGCCGGGCTGCTCGCGAGCGTGCTGCCCCACGGCATCGGCATCGGCTCGAGCGTGCTCGGCGCGGCCGCCGCCCTCGCGCTGCTGCTGCCGCTGTGGCTGCTGCGCGTGACCGGGGCCGGCGACGTGAAGCTGCTGGCGATGGCCGGCGCCTTCCTGGGCGTGCCCGACGTCTTCTTCGCGCTGCTGCTCACGATGGCCGCCGGCGGCGCCCTGGCGCTCGGCTTCGCGGCGATGCGCGGCAGCCTGGGGCGCATGGTCGCCAACACCCGCGACCTGCTGCAGGTGACCGCGCTCGCGGCCGTGCACCGGCAGCGGCCGGCCACCGGCGCGATCGCATCGGTGGGCAAGCTGCCCTACGGCGTGTGCGTGTGCCTGGGAACGTCGGCCTGGCTCGCATGGCGCGCGCTGCAGGCATGAACCGACAGACAAGGAGATCGACATGAGGAACATGAAAGCCACCGTCCTGCTGGGCATCGCCGTCGCGGCCGGGCTCGCGGCGGCGTTGTATGCGGCGGGCTGGGTCGCGCAGCGCGCCAGCGTCGCGTCGCAGCAGGTCGTCGTCGCGGCCGTCGACATCGAGCTGGGCAGCCGCATGCACCCGCAGATGCTCACCACCGTCGAGTGGCCCACTGGCTCGACGCCGCCCGGCGCGTTCCGCGAACTGAAGGACGTGCAGGACCGCGTGCTGCGGGTCGGCGTGCTGCGCGGCGACGCCATCCTGGACCGCAAGCTGGCGCCCGCGGGCACGCAGGGCGGGCTGTCGGCGGTGATCGCGCCCGGCAAGCGCGCGATGACCGTGCGCGTGAACGACGTGGTCGGCGTCGCCGGCTTCGCGCTGCCGGGCAACTACGTGGACGTGATGGTCAACTCGCAGCAGGACCACGCCCGCGGCGAGGCGCCGGTACCCGTGAGCATGACGGTGCTGGAACACGTGCTGGTCCTGGCCGTCGCGCAGGAAGCCAGCCGCGACGACACGAAACCCAAGGTGGTCAGCGCGGTGACGCTCGAGCTCGCGCCCGAAGACGCCGAGAAGCTGGACCTCGCGCGCAGTGTCGGCACCCTGTCGCTCGTGCTGCGCAACCAGCTCGACAAGCTCAGCGTGCCGACCAGCGGCGTCACCAAGGTCGACCTGCTGCGCCTGCGTCCCGTGGTGGACACGCGCGTCGCCGGTGGGCCGCCCGCGCCGCGCAGCGCGCCGCGACCGGCGCAGGCGCGTGCCGCCTCTGCCCAATGCGTCGAGGTGATCCGCAACGCGACGCGCGCCAGCGAATGCTTCTGAAAGGTCATCCGTGAAACACCCCTTCTTCAGACCCGCCCTGCTGGCCTGCTGCGCCAGCGCGGCGCTCGGCGCCGCCGCGCAACAAGCCGCGGAGCCCGCCGCTGCGCCATCGACCGCACCGCGTGCGGCGCCGGCTGTGCGCGCCGCGCCATCGCCCGCGCTGAAGCCGTGCCAGTCGGTCAAGGTCGACGAGCCGACCTACCTCACGCTGGGCAAGTCGCAGGTGATCCGCCTGGACTTCCCGGCCGCGCGGATGATGGTGGGCGGCGCGGGCACCAGCCCGGCAGGACGCGCGACGGCGGCCACCGCGGCCGCGCCCGCTCCCGCGGGCCGCCCGGCGGGCGCCGGCGCCGCGGGCGTGGCCGACACCGAGATCACGCTGCTGTCGCCCACCGAGCTGTTCTTCCTGGGCCGCAAGTCCGGCGCGATGAACGTCGTGCTGCAAAGCGCCGACGGCCGCTGCGTGGTGAAGGACCTCATCGTGACGGTGGACCCCGCCACGCTGCAGTCGACCATCGGGCAGATCATGCCCGGCGAGACCGGCGTGCGCGTGCGCGCCGCCGAGGACACGATCGTCCTCACCGGCACGGTGAGCGACCCTGTGCACATGGAACAGGTGCTGGCGTTGGCGGGCGCCTACGGCGACGGCAAGAAGGTCGTCAACTTCATGCGCGTCGGTTCGGCGCAGCAGGTGATGCTGGAAGTGAAGATCGCCGAGGTCAGCAAGACGCTGCTCGATTCGCTCGGGCTCGACTTCAGCCGGCTCGTCACCTCCGCCGGCGGCCTCACGTCGTCGATCATCTCCGGGATCATCGGCGGCGGCGCGGCGGCGCTGGGCCGCTTCAGCGGCGGCGGCGGCGTGATCAACGGCAGCGCGGCGGGCTCCGTCGGGGGCCGCAGCGGTGCGGCCACCGCCAACTTCGGCACGACGTCGCGCGGCGCCACGCTGCTGGGCATCGACGCGCAGAAGAAGGACGGCATCGTGCGCGTGCTCGCCGAGCCGAACATCATGGCCATCAGCGGCCAGGCCTCCAGCTTCCTGTCGGGCGGCAAGATCTTCATCCCCGTCGCGCAGAGCAACGGCAGCGGCGGCTCGACGATCACGCTGGAGGAAAAGGAATTCGGCGTGGGGCTGCGTTTCACGCCCACGGTGCTGGACGGCACGCGCATCAACCTCAAGCTCGTGTCCGAAGTCTCCGAGCTGTCGCAGGCCGGGTCGCCGTTCACGTCCGTCAATGGCGTGACGTCCGTCCTGCCGTCGATGACGACGCGGCGCGTGGACACGACCGTTCAACTGCTCGACGGGCAGAGCTTCGTGGTGGCGGGCCTGATCAAGAACAACCTGACGCAGGCGCTGGACAAGTTCCCCGGCCTGGGCGACGCGCCCGTGCTCGGCGCGCTGTTCCGCTCCACCGAGTTCCAGACCGACCAGACCGAGCTGATGTTCGTGATCACCGCGCGCCTGGTCAAGCCGCTGGCGGGCCCCGTGACCTTGCCCACCGACAACCACATCGCGCCGACGCCGGCCGACGCCTTCATGCGCGGCAAGTCCGAAGGCTCGCCGGGCGGGCCCACGCGATGAACCCCAGGAGCCACGCCATGAACCGCATCGCCATCGCCACGCTGTGCTGCGCCCTCGCGGGCTGCGCGGCCACCAAGACCGCCACGCCCAACTACGACCTGCGCTTCGGCAGCGCCGTGCGCGAGGCGCGGGCCCGCATGACGCTCAACCCCGCAGCGGCCACGGGCGACGCGGTCGCCGGCATGGACGGGCGCGCCGCGCACGAGGCGCAGGAGCGCTACCAGGAAAGCTTCCGGGCGCCGCCGCCCGTGGTGAACGTGATCAACATCGGCGGCGCGGCCAAGGGCGGCCAGTGAACCCGCCGAGCCGGAAGGAGGGCCGTGCCATGGACTGACCCGGAGCGCACCCCGACCCCATTTCCTTTCCCCCAACTTTTTCCAAAGAGGTAACACCATGAACCAGATCCTGAACACCCTGCGCGCCTTCGTGCGCGAGGACGACGGCGCGCAAGTCGTCGAGTACGCGCTGATCATCGCGGTCGTCTCGATCGCGCTGGTCGTCGCGCTGCAGGCGCTGACCGCCAACGGCGGCGGCTTCACGCAGTTCATCACGCGCGTCGTGAACTGCCTGACGACACCCACCTGCACGTGACGCAAACGGCGGCGCCGACACCACCATGCCGAACGACCGCATGTCCACAGCCGCCGCCGCCTTCCTGCGCGAGGACGACGGCGCGCAAGTGGTCGAGTACGCGCTGATCATCGGCGTCGTCTCGATCGCGCTGGTGCTGGCCCTGCAGCCCGTGTTCGTCAGCGGGCAGTTCGGCAGCTTCATCACGCGGGTGGCCAACTGCCTCATGGGGCCCGTGTGCACCTGACCATGGCCACCCGTCCTGCACGCCGAGGCTCGCGCCGCCGCCAGGGCGGCGCGATGCTCGTGACCGCCGCGCTCGTCACGCTGCTGCTCCTGGGCTTCATGGGCGCCGCGCTCGATTTCGGCCGGCTGTTCGTGATCCGCACCGAGCTGCAGACGGCGATGGACGGCTGCGCGCTGGCCGCGGCGCAGGAGCTCGACGGCCAGGGCGACGCGCTCGTGCGCGCACGCAACGCGGGCAAGAGCGCCGCCGACGCGAACCGCGTCGATTTCCAGTCGGCCGTGTGGCGGGGCCTGGGGCTGCTCGACGCGGCCTCCGGCATCACCTTCCGCGACGCCACCTACAACGTGACGGCCGCCCCGGCGGCGGCCCGCTACTCGCAATGCCAGCACACGCACACGGGCTCGCCCACGTGGCTGCTGCAGGCGCTGGGCGCATTCGGCGGCAACGCCGCGCTGGCCGTGAACACCCGCAACGTGAACGCGCTGGCCGTCGCAACCAGGGGCAGCGCGCAGAGCACCTGCCCGCTGCCGATCGCGCTGCGGCCCAAGACGGCGGGCGCCGCCGCGCCGAACTTCGGCTACGCGCCCGGCGAATGGGTCACGCTGCTGACCAAGACCGACACCGGCTCGCCGGGCTACGCCGGCTGGGCCAACCTGGACGGCACCAACAGCGCGTCGAACACGACCGCCGAGATGAACGGCTACTGCGGCGTGACCATCGGCACCAACCTCGGCACGCCCGGCGTGCAGAGCAGCATCGTCGACAACTGGAACTGGCGCTTCGGCATCTACAAGAACAACCAGCACCCGTACGACGCCAACATGCAGCCGGACCGCAGCGGCTACATCTACACCGCCTCCACATGGCCGTCGCAGAGCAATGCCTGGGGCGGCAACCGGCCGCCCGCGGCGCCGGCCAACGCGGCGAATTTCCAGACGATGCGCGCCAACCGCGCCAACTGCGTCGTCAGCACCACGGTCAGCAACCAGTCGGTCGCCAACTGCGCGGCGCTCACCGGCATCGCCCTGAACAGCTTCAAGGACCTGATCGAAGGCGGCACGGCCTCCGCCACCGGCCACCAGCGCTGGGGCACCAACCGCCGAATCGTGCTCGTGCCGGTGACGCGCAGCTACCCCGGATCGGTCGCCGACTACGCCTGCATGCTGATGCTGCAGCCGCTCACGCCCGGCCTGCCCAACGACGTCAAGCTGGAATTCATCGGCAACGCCGCCGCCGTGGGCAGCCCATGCTCGGCCAACGGCCTGCCCGGCGGGACCGCGGGCCCGCTCGTGCCGGTGCTCGTGCGATGAACACGCGCGCCCGCCTTCGCAGCCAGCGCGGCGTCGCGCTGGTCGAGCTCGCGCTGGTCATCCCGTTCCTGCTGGTGATGGCCATGCTCGTGGCCGAATTCGGGCGCGCGATCTACCAGTACAACCTGCTCGCGAAGTCGGTGCGCGATGCCGCGCGCTACCTCACGATGCAGACGCCCGGCACGCACATGGCGGAGGCGCGCAACCTGGTCGTGTACGGGACGACGGGCAGCGGCAGCGTCCCGCTGGCGCCGGGCCTGGCCACGACGATGGTCTCGGCGGCGTGGCCCGCCGCGCAGGTGGGTACCAACCCGCCGATCAGCATCGTGCGCGTGACCATCACCGGCTATTCGTTCCAGTCCATGTGGCCGTCCGTGTTCGGGCTGCCGTTCGGCACGGTGCCCTACTCGGACATCTCCGCCACCATGAGGAGTCCCGCATGAAGCACCGTGAACGAGGCGCGACGACGGTGGAATTCGCGCTGGGCCTGCTGCTGTTCCTCACCTTCCTGCTGGCGGTGACCGACCTCGGGCGCATGCTGTTCACCTGGAACGCGGCGGCTGAGGCGACCCGCGCGGGCGCGCGCTACGCCGTCGTGTGCGACGACACCACGCAGTCGGCGGCCGTGCTCTCGCGCATGCAGCTGCTGCTGCCGCAGATCACGTCGGCCAGCGTCACCTGGGCGCCCGCCGGCTGCGTGCCGTCTACCTGCGAAGGCGTCACGGTGGCCGTCACCGGGCTGAACTACCAGTGGATCTCGCCGGTCGCGGGCGTTGCGGCGCGCGCCGCGGTCGCGATGCCCGCGTTCTCGACCTCCCTGCCGCGCGAGCGCATGCGCCAGGACCCCAACAGCGCGACCGCGTGTTCCTGAAAGCCGCCACGCCATGAAGATCGCCATCCTCTCGCCCAACGCGCGGCACCTGCAGGACATCGCGGCGCTCCTGCAGCCCGCGGGGCACACCGTCGTGCCGGCCGAAGGCGGCAAGAGCCGCATGCGCGCCATCGCCGACGACGAGCGGCCCGACCTGATGATCGTGGACGGCATGTGCTGCGACCCCGGCGAGCTGGCGCTGGTCGAGCAGGTTACCGCGCTGCATCCGGCGCTGCGCGTCATGCTGCTGTGCGCATCGCACACGCCCGAGTTCCTCATCGCCTCGATGCGCGCCGGCGTGCGCGAGGTGCTGCCTTCGCCGCCACCGGCCGAGGCGCTGCTGGCCGCGGTCGACCGCCTCGCGGCGCGCATCACCGGCACGCACGGCGCCGCGGCGGGCCGGGTGCTGGCCTTCATTGCCTCCAAGGGCGGCAGCGGCTCGACCTTCCTCGCCGCCAACCTCGCGTGGCAGCTCGCGGAAACCCGCTCGGTGCTGCTCGTCGACCTGAACCTGCAGTTCGGCGACGCGCTGTCGTTCCTGGGCGATGCGCGCGCCGCGGTCACGCTGGCCGACGTCGCGCGCGACATCGCAAGGCTCGACGCCTCGCTGCTCGCGTCCAGCGCCACCAAGGTCGCGCCGGGGCTGAGCGTGCTGGCGGCACCCGACGACATGGCGCAGGCCCTGGACGTGCGGCCCGAACACGTCGATGCGATCCTCGACGTGGCCGTGACCCAGTACGACTTCGTGCTGCTGGACCTGCCGCGCGTGGTCGACCCGGTCGCCACGCGCGGGCTGGACCGCGCCGACCACGTGTACGTCGTCATGCAGTCGTCGCTGCCCCACGTGCGCAACGCGGCGCGCCTGCTGCAGGTGTTCCGCTCGCTCGGCTACCCGCCGGCCAAGTCGAGCGTCGTGCTCAACCGCTACGAGCGCTCGGCCGAGATCAGCCTGGAGCAGGTCACCCGGTCGCTGGGCGCCCCGCACATGCTCACCGTTCCCAATTCGTACCGCGAGGTCAGCAGCGCGATCAACCACGGCAGCGCGCTGGCGGTGTCGGCGCGCGGCGGCGCCGTGGCGCGCGAACTCGCGGGCCTTGCCGCCAGCCTCCTGCCCCGTGCGCCGCCGGCGCGCGGCCTGATGGACCGCCTCTTTCGAAAGGCCTGAAGATGCCGACCCCCGTGCTCGTTCCCGCCGGCCGCGATGCGGCTGGTGTCTCCTTCGCCGACAAGCTGCGTGGCGCCGGCCCGGCGGGCGCCGTGAAACCCGGCCCCACTGTGAGCGGCGATGCGTACCGCCGGCTGAAGACGCGCCTGCACCTGGAATTGCTGGAGAAGGTGGACCTCGCAGCGCTCGAGGCCCTGGCGCCGGAACAGTTGCGCCGCGAGATCGCGGCGCTGGTCGGCAAGCTGCTCGACGACGACGCCTCCGCCGCCATCAACGACAGCGAACGCGGCTCGCTGATCCGCGACATCCAGCACGAGATGCTCGGCTTCGGCCCGCTGGAGCTCCTGATGGCGGACCCGTCGGTCTCGGACATCCTGGTCAACGCGTGGAACCGGATCTACGTGGAGCGGCGCGGCCGCCTGGAGAGGACCGAGGTGACCTTCACCGACGAGCGCCACCTGCTGCGCATCATCGACAAGATCGTGTCGCTGGTGGGCCGGCGCATCGACGAGTCGAGCCCGATGGTGGACGCGCGCCTGCCCGACGGCTCGCGCGTCAACGCCGTGATCCCGCCCGTCGCGATCGACGGTCCCATGATGTCCATCCGCCGTTTCGCGCACGTGCCGCTGCAGATGGCCAACCTCACCGGCGACCTCAAGACGCTCACCCCCGAGATGGCCGCGATGCTCGAGGCCCTGGTGCGCGCCAAGGTGAACATGGTCATCTCCGGCGGCACCGGCGCCGGCAAGACGACGCTGCTCAACATCCTGTCCGGCTGCATCCCCGTGGACGAGCGGGTGGTGACCATCGAGGACGCGGCCGAGCTGCAGATGCAGCAGCCGCACGTGATCCGCATGGAGACGCGGCCGCCGAACCTGGAAGGCGCGGGCGAGGTGACGCAGCGCGCGCTGGTGCGCAACGCGCTGCGCATGCGACCCGACCGCATCGTGATCGGCGAGGTGCGCGGCGGCGAGGCCTTCGACATGCTGCAGGCGATGAACACGGGCCACGAAGGCTCGCTGACGACGATCCACGCGAACACGCCGCGCGATGCGCTGTCGCGCATGGAGAACATGATCGGCATGGCCAACCTGAACCTGCCGCACCGCGCGGCGCGCCAGCAGATCGCCTCGGCCATCGGCGTCGTCGTGCAGGTGCTGCGCCTGATCGACGGCCGGCGCAAGGTGACCAGCATCCAGGAGATCACCGGCATGGAAGGCGAGATCATCACCATGCAGGAGATCTTCGCGTTTCGCCAGACGGGCGTGGGGCGAGACGGCGCGGTCGAGGGCCACTTCGAGGCGAGCGGCGTGCGCCCGCGCTTCGCCGCGCGCCTGCAGTCCTTCGGCATCGCGCTGCCGGACGGCATGTTCGACCCGCTGCGACGCCACCACTGAAAGCCGCCGCCATGAACCTCGCCGGCAATTCCTTCCTCGTGCTCGCGGTGCTCGTCTTCGTCGCGCTGCTGCTGTTCTTCGAATCGGGCTACCTGTTCTGGACGGCG carries:
- a CDS encoding CpaF family protein — encoded protein: MPTPVLVPAGRDAAGVSFADKLRGAGPAGAVKPGPTVSGDAYRRLKTRLHLELLEKVDLAALEALAPEQLRREIAALVGKLLDDDASAAINDSERGSLIRDIQHEMLGFGPLELLMADPSVSDILVNAWNRIYVERRGRLERTEVTFTDERHLLRIIDKIVSLVGRRIDESSPMVDARLPDGSRVNAVIPPVAIDGPMMSIRRFAHVPLQMANLTGDLKTLTPEMAAMLEALVRAKVNMVISGGTGAGKTTLLNILSGCIPVDERVVTIEDAAELQMQQPHVIRMETRPPNLEGAGEVTQRALVRNALRMRPDRIVIGEVRGGEAFDMLQAMNTGHEGSLTTIHANTPRDALSRMENMIGMANLNLPHRAARQQIASAIGVVVQVLRLIDGRRKVTSIQEITGMEGEIITMQEIFAFRQTGVGRDGAVEGHFEASGVRPRFAARLQSFGIALPDGMFDPLRRHH